The DNA sequence CGTTCACGGTCGGGCGGGCCAAGTACAACGGCGGCAACGTCGACTTCTGGCGCGGCGCGGTCGACGACGTCGACGTGGTGGGCAAGGCGCTGACGGACGCGGAGGTGGCCCGGCTCTCCTGATCGCCGGTGCCTCGGACCGGCACGCCTGCGACGCGGGTACCGCGCTGTCGAGCGCGGTACCCGCGCCGCTGTGCCCGGGAACCGGGTCAGGCGCAGGCTGCCGGACACGACCGGACAGCTCGACGCCCGCGATCATCGGGTTCGGCAGGCCCGCCGCCGGCGGCGGCAACGCCGCCACGGTGCAGGCCAGGGCCCAGCACAGGTTCGCCTCGATCGCAGCATCCGTGCCGGTGCCGATCGCCAAGCCGAGATCGGCGACGGCGGTCGCGTTCCCCGTGTTCACGAAGATCCCGGCCACCGGCGTTTCTCTCAGCCGACCATCCGCATCCCGGCGAAGAACACGACCAGCACGGCGCCGACACCGAATCCGACGAGCAGCGCACCACCGATGGACGGACGGACACGTACTCCGGCATAGGCCAGCCCCAGTGCGAGCATCAGCCAACCGCCGACCAACGGCAAACCCGTCATCATCCCGGCGGTGAACAGCGAAACGCCTTTGGCGCCACCGGCGACCACCAACGCGTAGCCGACGATCACCAGCCAATGCAGGGGGCGGATTCCGGCCGGCTTCGCGACCATCCTGCGCCAGGAATGCTGGTGGGTCATGACATATCCTCCCGATTCGGTGATACGTCGAGCGTCCCACGTCACGCCGCCCGTGATCCTTACCTGAGCGTTACGGCTGCGGCAGCCGATCGGCCACTGTGGACTCACACAGTGGCGGCAGGACGAGTTCCCATCGCGACCGGCGCGGCGGTCATCACCCGGCGTGCCGTTCAGCGTGGGTCGATCAGCTCGAGGACGCCGTCGGCGGTACCGGTGACGAACAGCCTCCCGGTCGCCGGGTCGACGCCGACCGTGTTCGGCTGCCGCACGGTCGGCAGCCGCACGACCTCAGTCGGCGTACCGGAGGCGAGGTCGATGCCGACCACCTCGTTGCGCGCGGTCAGCGTCACCCACATGCGGTCGCGCACCGCGTCGTAAGCGATCCCGTACGGCGTTCCCGGCAGCGTCAGCTTCCCGATCTGTTCGAGCCGCGGCGTGAGCCGGTAGAGCAGGACGGCGTTGCCGCGGGTGTCGGCCACCGCGAGGTGGCCGCGCTTGTCGGCGAGCACGTGCGTGGGCCCGGCACCGGCGGGGACACGTCCGACCTGCCGCAGCGCCCCCGCGTCGTAGACGGTGAGATCGTTCTGCCGGACGTCGACCAGCCCGACGAGATCACCCACGGCCGCGAGCCCGGCCGGCTGGGTGACGTCGGGAAAGGTGTGCACGACGTGCCCGTCGCGGACGACGGCCACGCTCTTGCCCAGCTCGTTCGCGACGAAGTACGAGCCGTTGGCGGCCCGGGTCGCGTCGTGCGGGACCACGCCGGTCACCACCGTCGTGGTCACCTCGCCCCCGGGCAGGGCGACGGTCAGCAACGAGTTGGACGTCTCATCGGGGACCAGCACCGGCCCGCCGGGCGCGGCGAGCTGGAGGTGGCGCAGCCAGCCGGGCAACGGCACCCGCTTCACCACCTGCCCGGTGCGCGCGTCGACGAGGGCGAGCGCGTCCGGCTTCCGGACGCCGACCGCGACCAGGTGCGTGACCGCGTCGGCGACGACACCTTCGGGCGCCGAGCCGATCGGCAGCACCTGACCGGCCGGCGTCCGGGCCACCCCGGGAGCGGCGGCGGGTTCGGCGGCCGGCGGCAGTTCGGCGGGTTTGTCCGCGACCGGGCTCGAGCAGCCGGCGAGGAGGACGACAGCCAGGCACCAAGGAGCGAGACGCACCGGAACCCCTTTCCTACGAAGGCCGCCAACCCTAGGCACCCCACGCCGGGCGAGCGGGCCGGCGAAGCGTTCGGTAAGCACGCCGTAAGATCGGCCTTTCCGTCCCGGCGGTGAGGGCGCGTCGGACCAGGACCGCGGAGACCACCCGATCCCCGCGTTGATCCACAGTGGACGGTCGGCTCACGGGATCGGGCTCCCCTGACGCCGGACGCCGGACGCGGTGTCGTGGCCGGACAGCCGCCGGTGGCGCCGTTCACCGGGGCCGCACCTGCGCGGCGACTCACTGTTCCGCCATCCCCATCGTCAGCGAGCCCCTCGCCGCCCGGCGGGCCGGGAGCACCGCGGCCACCGGCGCCGCCAGCACCGACGCCGCCAGCAGCACCCCGAGCCGGCCCCACGGCAGCGCGAACAGCACCGGTTCGCCCGGCGTCGACGCCACCCGCGTCATCAGCCACGCCGAGCCGACGCCGAGAGCCAGGCCGCACGCGGCGCCGAGCAGGGCGACGAACACCGACTCCGCGGCGATCGTGGCCCCGAGACCGGCGCGGGTCAGGCCGAGCGCGCGCAGCAGCGCCGATTCCCGCGTCCGCTCCAGGACCGACAGCGACAGCGTGTTCGCGATGCCGGCGAACGCGATCAGCACCGCCAGCGCGGTCAGCGCCCACAACAGGTCCAGCGTGCCCCGCAGCGGCGCCGACAGCCGGTCCTCGACCTCGGCGACGCTGTCGAGCCGGGCCAGCGGCGCGCCGGCGAGGGCCTGGTCCAGGGCCGGACGGGCCTGGTCTCCGCGCACGCCGGGCGCGAGGCGCACCAGGACGCTGTCGTCGTAGCCGTGGTCGCCGAGCGCGATCGCGGCCTGCTGGCCGAGATCGACCAGAGCGAGTCCCAGATCGGCGCCCGGGACGTCGACGGCGTCGTAGACCGCGACGACACGCAGCGGCACGGGCCGGTCCGCCGGCCCGGCGCGCACGGTGGTGCCGACCGCGAGGCCGGTCTCCGCGGCGAGTTCCCCGCTCACCGCCAGCTCCCCCGGGCCGAGCCGGTCGAGCCGTCCGGACAGCACCACCGGCCGCAGCAGGCTGCCGATCGCGTCACCGCGCACGGCCGCCATCCCGTAGGCGCCGTAGCGCCCCAGGTCGCCGGAGAACGAGTGCCGGGGCGCGGCGACCGCGACCCCCGGCACCGCCGCGAGGGTGTCGGCGAGGGTCGCGGGCAACGGCCGGGTCGCGGCCACCGACGTGACGACGAAGTCCGCCCTCAGCTGCTCGGCCAGGCCCTGGCCGCGGCCTGCTTCGACGCCCGCGGCCATCGTGGTCACGAGGGCCACGACGGCGAGGCCGATGGTGAGCGCGGCGGCGCTGGCGGCGGTCCGCTTCGGGTTGCGGTCCGCGTTCAGCGCGGCCAGCCGCGCCGGGCGGCCGAGCAGCGGGGTCGCCGCCACGC is a window from the Amycolatopsis sp. NBC_00355 genome containing:
- a CDS encoding YncE family protein, producing MRLAPWCLAVVLLAGCSSPVADKPAELPPAAEPAAAPGVARTPAGQVLPIGSAPEGVVADAVTHLVAVGVRKPDALALVDARTGQVVKRVPLPGWLRHLQLAAPGGPVLVPDETSNSLLTVALPGGEVTTTVVTGVVPHDATRAANGSYFVANELGKSVAVVRDGHVVHTFPDVTQPAGLAAVGDLVGLVDVRQNDLTVYDAGALRQVGRVPAGAGPTHVLADKRGHLAVADTRGNAVLLYRLTPRLEQIGKLTLPGTPYGIAYDAVRDRMWVTLTARNEVVGIDLASGTPTEVVRLPTVRQPNTVGVDPATGRLFVTGTADGVLELIDPR